ACTCAAATCAAATTGTCACTCACCTTTTGATGCATCCAATTAACGATTCATCTTACTTTTGTTATGTTCAATATTGTGATAAAaagaagataaatttattttatcttgattTGCAGTGATTTTTATCTGTAGACTTCTTATCggtgttttcttattttaaaataagctgTGGACACGCGGTCACCCGTTTGttaaaaacttttgtaaatatacAAAACGTCAGAGAACGCCCGTGAAAGTGGTCTCATTTCATGAATATTTCTCACGTCTTACGGTTTTCTCCAGCAGATGTCGCAACCCGTCTAGatgtatttgtttgctttttttttcttatagcaaagccataacgggctatctgctcagcccaccgaggggaatcgaacccctgattttagcgatgtaaatccgtagatataccgctgcactagcggggggcatttgtTTGCTTAAAATTAAACACTACGCTACAATGGCTacctgagctctgcccaccacgggtatcgaaacccgttttctagcggtgtaagttaGCAGACATACCCCTGTACCAGTATGTGgcttgttctttatttttaataattatattctcgttggatatgttaaatgttttttctatttattttaatttttctttaccttCAGTGTAATAGATATGAAATTTGCGTTAGACTTCGACTTAACTAACCTAGTTTAAACAACTGACTTAAAAGTGTATGTAAACTACAttctaaattaaacattattttgtgagTTAAAGTAATATTAATCAACAACTAATGTGATACAATTATTTGAGTTAAAAGACACGTTATGTGCGATTTgacagattttaaaattttccttaGAGTGATGCGAAGTTTAATGTAATGCGTTATGGATCAAAAGGTCATAGGTTCGAGACGTCATATTTCCCCGAACATGAACGAAGCCCCGTACATTAAAGTGTATCTATGTGTACATTCTAAGTGTAACTGTCAATCTCGTTAGAAGTAGTTGTATAATAGATGGCGGTCGCTGCTCAAAGCTTGGCCTCCATTTGGTCGATAGTTCTATATTATAATTGGTTATGTACGTAAGTTAAAGGTCATTTAGCCCGTATGTAGCGTAATATTTGCTTAGGCTAAAATCTCAGGATATGTGAATAAACTAATGAAGAATAGTAgagcaaatttattttttaatgaaaaataataacatataccAAACAACTCTCGGGTCAAAAAATGTTCTATATTAATCAAAACGCTGTGCTACGTGTAGATAATACAAAACCCTGATGGCTAAGTTCTTCTATCTGCATAATGTTTTATTCTCATACTAACCATATACGTAAACTTACCTGAATACTGATGGAGCCACCACCACCTCCTCCGCCTCCGCCATGACCACCACCCCCTCCACCACTTGAACCATATCCAGTGGCTGAAACTTTCAGGTCATCCTCTGTTTTTAAAGTGTCCTGGATTTCTGCCTGGACCACGGTTGTAGTCAGAAGCAGAGATGCAATAAATGCCACCTAGCGGAGATATATAGTATATCTAAGTAACACGTGACAGTAGAGAATAAAACCATCTCAAAAATATTGCTGAAAAGATTTTAACAAGagacaaacaaactattaaagaaaactacaattggaaaacaaatatattcaaatcAATTTGGTGGATTTAAAAGCACCTACTAACTGTttgcaaataatttattattgtgtttccactgcaatgttaaaaaaaaacaaccaatgaCAGTTCTACTTGAACAGATAATATACTTGAAGTTTGGCAAATATAGTTTTGTGTGGGACAAAAATTTAattcttaatttaattttttttagtattcggatttcaacgctaaaatcaggggggttcgattctcctcggtaaacacagaaaatatcccgttatggctttgctataagaaacaaaaacacaaacagtgtCTGCTACCTTTTTTAActgttaagtatattttattattctgaaaCCTTgagcttaaaattattttaatatttgtatttctgaTTATTATGAAGGTACACAATTGTTAAGCAATAAGCTTGGGATTTTATAGTATTAAATTTAGGGTACGATCCCGGCGTAACTTACAGTACTCATAGCCAGCTCACTGTGTTCGTATTGTCTGACCCTACTGTACAGTTCTCTATTTTGAATCTGATGAGTCTGGTCTGATTCCGTGTGGTACGACAGAATATACTACCCAGAggaacaacggtaagtctacggactcacaacactaaaattcggtgTTTGATTCCCAGCGGTAGACACAACAGCTAGTAtaacgtggctttgctctaaaacaaagaaccacaaaatattcccttCCACTTTAAGCTGTGAacgcgttataagagtggcaaaGTGGCAAGAAATCCCTTATTATGTATGGTAGGTGGTAGGGTGTTACTGACTGGTCTGTAGTTCAAAACTAAGGAGTTACTTTGCTGTAActggaaaaatacaagttttggATTTAAAACCAACCAATTTAGTTTCGTATCTACATACGcgctattttcaaaattaaatgaaCTAATAGGCAAGGTTAGTACCTGTCTACATAAAGATTAttttcaaaaccaaatgtagTAGAGAGCAAGTTTAGTTTCGTATTTACACAAAGCTTATTTTCAAAACCAAATGCAGTAAAGGGCAAGTTTAGTTTCGTATTTACATAaagattattttcaaaaataaatgcaaTAATAGGCAAGTTTAGTTTCGTATCAACATACCCGTGTCTTCATAACTGTTGGATATATCAACCGCTGTTGTTGACTTAATGTGTAGAAGTGAAGACTACAGATCGCTCGTCGCATTATATACTCTGGTCagaaacttttctttcttttttttcaacaagcattttaaagaagttatttcataaaaagaaagaacaaaagccTCCATTTTAATACAATTTCAGTGAGCCAATAACTGATTCGTTTTTTCCTCATTAACTATGTTTGGAACGTGTGATGAGATTGTCATAATTTTTTCTATCGTCTGTTCCACCAACTCGTCACTTGAGCAGTTGTGGGTCAACAACTTAAAGATCTCACGCAATCCATTAAGGAAACTTTATTATTGCCTTTTTTGTTGTAAAGTCTGCAATTATCTTGAGCTCCAAGTAATTGTATCCTTATTTTATAG
This sequence is a window from Tachypleus tridentatus isolate NWPU-2018 chromosome 5, ASM421037v1, whole genome shotgun sequence. Protein-coding genes within it:
- the LOC143251251 gene encoding uncharacterized protein LOC143251251 is translated as MRRAICSLHFYTLSQQQRLIYPTVMKTRVAFIASLLLTTTVVQAEIQDTLKTEDDLKVSATGYGSSGGGGGGHGGGGGGGGGSISIQAIPVSVSGGGGGGHGGGGGFGGGGSGGGGYGGGGGGGGNVVLGLLAVPLP